One Setaria italica strain Yugu1 chromosome II, Setaria_italica_v2.0, whole genome shotgun sequence DNA segment encodes these proteins:
- the LOC101777789 gene encoding equilibrative nucleotide transporter 3 isoform X1 — MAGSSSYSLVPGHQSELGMEYDDEDTEAAKNQGKSWGIFFCWLLGNGCLFGFNGMLTIEDYYTYLFPKYHPTRIITLTYQPFVLATTAIFTYHEAKVNTRVRNLAGYVLFFLSSFGVIILDVLSSGGGGIAPFIGVCIIAAALGVADGHVQGGMTGDLSLMCPEFVQSFFAGIAASGAITSALRFFTKAVFENSRDGLRKGAMLFSSISCFFELLCVLLYAFVFPKLPIVKFYRSRAASEGSLTVTADLAAGGIKSQPNSLAEEAPAHAERLSNKQLLHQNMDYALDIFLIYILTLSIFPGFLAEDTGSHSLGSWYVLVLIASFNVSDLIGRYLPLLEPIKLTSRKGLLIAVISRFLLIPAFYFTAKYGNQGWMIMLTSLLGLSNGHLTVCVLTEAPKGYKGPEQNALGNLLVLFLLAGIFVGAVSDWLWLIGKGW, encoded by the exons ATGGCCGGCTCTTCGTCTTACAGCCTAGTCCCT GGCCATCAGAGTGAATTAGGCATGGAGTATGATGACGAAGACACTGAAGCTGCTAAAAATCAG GGAAAGTCTTGGGGCATTTTTTTCTGTTGGCTTCTTGGAAACGGATGTTTATTTGGGTTCAATGGGATGCTTACAATTGAAGATTACTATACGTACCTCTTCCCG AAGTACCATCCAACAAGAATTATAACTCTCACCTATCAGCCCTTTGTTCTCGCCACAACCGCCATATTCAcgtatcatgaggcaaaggtcAACACTAGGGTGCGCAACTTGGCAGGATACGTGCTATTCTTCTTGAGTTCATTTGGAGTGATTATT CTGGATGTCTTATCTTCAGGAGGCGGTGGAATTGCCCCATTCATTGGTGTATGCATTATTGCCGCTGCTTTGGGAGTAGCAGACGGTCATGTTCAAGGTGGGATGACTGGTGATCTTTCCCTAATGTGCCCAGAATTTGTCCAG TCCTTCTTTGCTGGCATAGCTGCATCAGGTGCAATAACCTCGGCACTGAGGTTCTTCACAAAGGCAGTTTTTGAGAATTCCAGAGATGGTCTTCGCAAAGGAGCTA TGTTGTTCTCCTCAATCTCATGCTTCTTTGAGCTGCTATGCGTTCTACTTTATGCTTTCGTATTCCCAAAGTTGCCAATTGTGAAATTCTACCGTTCAAGAGCGGCCTCTGAGGGGTCCCTGACGGTCACTGCTGACCTAGCTGCTGGAGGCATCAAAAGTCAACCAAATTCACTG GCTGAAGAAGCTCCTGCTCACGCTGAGCGATTAAGCAACAAGCAGTTGCTGCACCAGAATATGGACTATGCTCTGGACATCTTCCTGATCTATATCCTGACACTGTCGATTTTTCCAGGGTTTTTGGCCGAAGACACTGGGTCACATAGCTTGGGTTCTTG GTACGTGCTTGTCTTGATCGCAAGCTTTAATGTGTCCGACCTAATCGGAAGATACCTGCCTCTGCTTGAGCCAATCAAGCTGACATCCAGGAAGGGGCTACTGATCGCAGTCATCTCAAGGTTCCTGCTCATCCCCGCGTTCTACTTCACTGCGAAGTACGGTAATCAGGGCTGGATGATCATGTTAACGTCGCTTCTTGGATTGAGCAATGGACATCTCACTGTTTGCGTCCTCACTGAGGCTCCCAAAGGCTACAAG GGGCCAGAGCAAAATGCTTTAGGGAACCTGCTGGTGCTTTTCCTCTTGGCAGGTATATTTGTTGGCGCTGTTTCTGATTGGTTGTGGCTCATAGGCAAAGGGTGGTGA
- the LOC101777789 gene encoding equilibrative nucleotide transporter 3 isoform X2, with amino-acid sequence MLTIEDYYTYLFPKYHPTRIITLTYQPFVLATTAIFTYHEAKVNTRVRNLAGYVLFFLSSFGVIILDVLSSGGGGIAPFIGVCIIAAALGVADGHVQGGMTGDLSLMCPEFVQSFFAGIAASGAITSALRFFTKAVFENSRDGLRKGAMLFSSISCFFELLCVLLYAFVFPKLPIVKFYRSRAASEGSLTVTADLAAGGIKSQPNSLAEEAPAHAERLSNKQLLHQNMDYALDIFLIYILTLSIFPGFLAEDTGSHSLGSWYVLVLIASFNVSDLIGRYLPLLEPIKLTSRKGLLIAVISRFLLIPAFYFTAKYGNQGWMIMLTSLLGLSNGHLTVCVLTEAPKGYKGPEQNALGNLLVLFLLAGIFVGAVSDWLWLIGKGW; translated from the exons ATGCTTACAATTGAAGATTACTATACGTACCTCTTCCCG AAGTACCATCCAACAAGAATTATAACTCTCACCTATCAGCCCTTTGTTCTCGCCACAACCGCCATATTCAcgtatcatgaggcaaaggtcAACACTAGGGTGCGCAACTTGGCAGGATACGTGCTATTCTTCTTGAGTTCATTTGGAGTGATTATT CTGGATGTCTTATCTTCAGGAGGCGGTGGAATTGCCCCATTCATTGGTGTATGCATTATTGCCGCTGCTTTGGGAGTAGCAGACGGTCATGTTCAAGGTGGGATGACTGGTGATCTTTCCCTAATGTGCCCAGAATTTGTCCAG TCCTTCTTTGCTGGCATAGCTGCATCAGGTGCAATAACCTCGGCACTGAGGTTCTTCACAAAGGCAGTTTTTGAGAATTCCAGAGATGGTCTTCGCAAAGGAGCTA TGTTGTTCTCCTCAATCTCATGCTTCTTTGAGCTGCTATGCGTTCTACTTTATGCTTTCGTATTCCCAAAGTTGCCAATTGTGAAATTCTACCGTTCAAGAGCGGCCTCTGAGGGGTCCCTGACGGTCACTGCTGACCTAGCTGCTGGAGGCATCAAAAGTCAACCAAATTCACTG GCTGAAGAAGCTCCTGCTCACGCTGAGCGATTAAGCAACAAGCAGTTGCTGCACCAGAATATGGACTATGCTCTGGACATCTTCCTGATCTATATCCTGACACTGTCGATTTTTCCAGGGTTTTTGGCCGAAGACACTGGGTCACATAGCTTGGGTTCTTG GTACGTGCTTGTCTTGATCGCAAGCTTTAATGTGTCCGACCTAATCGGAAGATACCTGCCTCTGCTTGAGCCAATCAAGCTGACATCCAGGAAGGGGCTACTGATCGCAGTCATCTCAAGGTTCCTGCTCATCCCCGCGTTCTACTTCACTGCGAAGTACGGTAATCAGGGCTGGATGATCATGTTAACGTCGCTTCTTGGATTGAGCAATGGACATCTCACTGTTTGCGTCCTCACTGAGGCTCCCAAAGGCTACAAG GGGCCAGAGCAAAATGCTTTAGGGAACCTGCTGGTGCTTTTCCTCTTGGCAGGTATATTTGTTGGCGCTGTTTCTGATTGGTTGTGGCTCATAGGCAAAGGGTGGTGA